GCTCACAAAATTTTGAGATAAAAGAATATGGTGGTTGTTATAACTCATAATAACTGTGGGGCTCTGAACCTTACATGAAGACAGGACCTCAAAGTGTGGTATTTCCACCACAACAATTTAAAGTGTATGACACTGGTTTTAGTGCCCCAAAATAGCAGCCACCAGGATATTATAAGTGAATGCTTAAAAGACAGAAGTAACTATTCTAGAAGCTGTGACAAAAGTGAGTTGCCATCCAGGACTGAAAAAATTTAGTAATTCTGTCACCTATAGGaaggtagaaaatgaaaaatgtacttAAGTGAATAGGTGGATTTCGCTAAAATTTCCAAGGAGAATATTGAAAATTGCAGCTGTTTCTTACAGCAGTGTGTTACATAAAAaggcacagatttttaaaaaacacattgcTTAAAAGATTAACTGTTACATTTTCAGACAGAAATTACAAGAAACATAAAAGAACCAGAAATTACTAGCTTCACACATAAAACTCATTCCCCTTTCCAGTCTCTGCAAAGAGCTAAGTACTCTAAAAGTAGAAAGGTCatcaaaataaatgtcatttcaaAGGTGTGGAAGTTAAGACACTTGGAAAGACCATGGGAAAATGTAACGGTATATCTCATGAATACATTAAACTAGACAAACATAATTCTAAGATTCCTAAGAGTATTATCTGACTGCATGTAGAGTTTCAGCTGAAGTCTGAGCAAGGCCCGTTTCACAGATATTTGTGAATATAGTGCCTGTATATTCCACAAAGACTTTAAATAAATTACACTGAAGGAAGCACCATAGCCTTCCCTTCTCAACAGGAGCCTCCATTTTATTACCTATTCCTACATTTCTCCATTGTGTGCTGAGTATGTGGAAGAAATACCGGGTCTCAAAGATTTGTAAATAGGAAAATTATCATTTGAATCGTGCACAATAGGACCTGCAAAGAAGCAGCTCCATCCACACTCAGCCTGGATATAGACGTTGAGATATTGAACTTCAAACAAATGCCACGATGGGATGATTTCCTAATTGAGCTGTGAGCATCTAAATCCTGTCTTTCCACTTTGAGATGCTTGACATGCCCTTAGAAATCTGAAAACTTGACTGGGAAGACCTTGACTACATACCTCCTTATCTACACGAGGAGGGACACTCTTATTCTAAATATAGTTAACTTTTTACCCAAGAGTTTTTCTATAGCATTTCTCATCTCTGTATTTCTCAACGTGTATATTAAAGGATTCAACATGGGTGTGATAACTGTATAAAAAACAGTCATGAATTTATCAATAGGAAAGGTTGAAACAGGTCTAACATACATGAAAATACAGGGAACAAAAAAGAGGACAACCACGGTGATGTGGGAGCTGCAGGTAGACAGGGCTTTACGCCTCCCTTCCTGACTGTAAGTTTTAAGAGAGTTTAGGATGATTCCATAGGATATTAATAGAATGATGAAGATGACCATACACATTGCTCCACCATTGACAACAACAGTGAGGCCTATAAAGTAGGTGTCAGTGCACGCCAGTTCCAATAATGGGTACATATCACAGACAAAGTGGTCAATGACATTGGGGCTACAGAAAGGGAGACTGTACACAACAACAATTTGAAACACAGAATGCACAAAACCTCCAGTCACAGCCGCCATCAACAGAAGGATGCAAACCTGTCGATTCATGATGGTCAAATAGTGCAGTGGCTTACAGATGGCCACATAGCGATCATAGGCCATCACCACCAGAAGGAAGATCTCAGCACCACCAAACAAGTGGTCTATAAATAGCTGACCCATGCAAGCTGGGAAGGAAATAGTCTTTTTGTCACAGAATAAGTCCACAATCAACTTAGGAGAAATGGTAGTGGAATATACAGCATCTATAAGTGACAGGCAGGCAAGGAGGAAGTACATTGGGGAGCCCAAGGAAGGGCTGGAAATAATAGTCACCACAATGAGTAGGTTCCCCACCATTGTCATAAAGTATGTGAGTAAAAATGTGACAAACAATGCTTTTTGCACACCAGGATCCTGAGACAAGCCAAGTAGGACAAATTCTGTAATATTGTTATTCTGTCTCATTTACTCTTCTTCCAGGCTTATATCAGAGGTGAGAGCTCAGGAAAACAGGACCTGTAATGAAACAGTGAGCAGGAATATGATCACATCCTTTGTTTCACAGAGCACATCTTCGTTGTTGTATCTTCAATATTGATTTACATACAATAAACATTTGGTAAGTCTCTGTTGAGTTCCTCACACAAAGAGCCCATCTTCCCTTAAGGATTCTATTTctcctcaaatattttaatttaagcCAAAAGTTCAACGCTTCTACCTCTTAGAGTTAGTGAATAGTCTACGCAGAAGAATAGTTAAAGTCCCAACAGCCATTCATACATTTCATAACttcttatttaaaacatttttcttggcACAGAAGTCAGCTGTGATGAATAGGCAATGGGTTCTTGGTCTCAAGAAACTTACTCTCTGATGGTAGTaataaacactaaataaataagttgaaATAGATTGAAGTCCTTTGTGTTTGTACTTGTGGTATTTATGATATGATCTATGTAGCACCAAGAATAACATCTTATAAAATATGTCACTCAGTGCTCTCGCCTTCTACTGTTAGACCTTCATTCCCTCATGCCTCAAAGGATGTTCAGTCTTAATTAGTCTTTCATTAAATGTCAAATGACAGGACTCTAAACTGTATAAATGCTATGATATTATTTATCACATGTTAACTTCAGCAATTATTTGGTCTGACTCTCTGTTTACCTGATAAATAAGGAGCCGTGTTTCTCTCCATTTTATCCTTACCTATACACCAATTTTACAACACTTACAGACAATATTCAAATTATCACCAATTAATTTTGAACTCAAGTGAACTAATTCATGACTATCATCAACTACCAAATAAGCAGTGAgtattattttctgaattattGGGATGAGCTAGGTGGTGAAAGAGGAGAAAGTAGACACTGTAGAAAGACATACAGAACAGTGGGACATGGTTTTATTCATAATACTATTTAGATACGAAGAGTACTGAGATTCCAAAAAGAAGCATACTCTAAGAGAAATTCCAAGTTCAGTGTAAGAAGGCTTGGATTTGAGTCATTTTCTGAATGCATTTAGAAGTCTGTCTCAGTTTACTCACTGGAAAACAATGGGATTAAAGTTGAGAAATTCAGAATCCTTTCTAGTTAACTATCTACAAAACGATTAGTGCACCTCTTTTTATGGTATTCTGctgactttttttatttcttttataaatttataaataaataaaaatttccaagtTCATGTCTGTTACATGAAAAATGGTAGTCTGTGGGACATGGGGTTTCATAATTATAGTAAGCAAATAATGACTATAAGTTTCTCACTCAGTATGTACCTATCTAAGATCTAAGAATTTTTGGAGAGAAAGTGCGGCATGTGGTGAATAATGTGGACACTGGAGCCACACCGCTTCAGCTACAACCTCAGCTTCACCATTTTTAATAAGCTTTTGGGCCATTTACTAAAGTTCTCTATCCCTTACTTGCATCCTCTTTAGAACTGTGAAATACCCCTTACCTCTTAGAGTTGTTGttaattaaaacaaagtaaaGAACACTGGCTGGCACCTCTTACGGGCTCAATAAATAACAGCTATTATTAGTGTTCTTGAATGATTCACTGTGAACATAGAATCAGAACAAAATATGCAGATCTCTGTCAACTGGAAAAGATTTATAGACACagtccaggaaaaaaaagaaaaagatacctATAATTCAGGAAAGCCTTTTGTGGGCAAACAATAAAATTGTATGTCTTAGAAAATAATGATTGAATTATATGAGTAGTAATTTTACCTGTGATGGAATGTATCTTGACGAGAAGCAAGCAGAATTATAGTAAAATGTTGGACCCACCATCAGGGAGAGCTCAGGAAATGAAAAGAaggctaaaattataaaacagagaAATGTAGTTAACGAACATCCACAGCAATAAGAAAAGTAATGGGATAATACAAGTCAGGTTAGTAATCTTTTGAAATGCTCTTCATAAAGattccatttattgaagaaatactGAAAGTGTACTCTCCTGTGGGTCCCTGGGGTGACTCAGGAGGTTTTCTGGGGTAGCCAAAGCAAACACTGATCAGAtcctagtaaaaaaaaaaaaaaaaagaaaagaaaattcaaaagaaaaagaaccacaTTGTTACTCTAAGTCTCTAGATCTGACAGCAAAGGACAAAccaattaaagagaaaaatgggaCAGGTTGAGATACAAACCAAGACTTTCTGATTATTCAATGCTGAGGAAAACTGAAGAATTACTAAACCTCAAACATAGACGggatgattccatttacatagaTCTGGCAGTGGAAAGGATGTGAGCAGAGAAAGTTTGAGTTGTCTCTAGAAGCCAGCTGTGATGAACATTCCACATGTTTCCTTCTTGTTACCACAAGCTGATCACAGAGTTCTGTCATTGTTGAAGCTGTAAATCAAGAGATGCATCTGCTAAGAAGACAAGGGAATAATGTAATCTATAgccaattctattattttttcacaCCTTACTTGCTGTAAGGTTCAGTGCTTTTTTCCGCTTCCATCATCACAACTAGATTTCAACAGGATAATTCTTTTGGCAATTTAATGTTTACTTGTAAAAAATGGGATGTGTAAACTTGTAAACTATCTCTACAGTTTaagtaattaaaaatggaatactTTAGAAACTGAAAGATACCATTATTAGGGTTTCAATGTAAACTGCTCAGTTaacatttttctagaaaaaaaaaattgatttaacaTAGTTTCTTAAGAACATgacattttcaaaagataaaatgcAATAACAAAAAACCTCtataatattatatttcataGTCACAGTTTTACAAATCTATTTAATTGACAGTAGATTAGGTAGTTTCCTCAGCATATATATCTACTAGTCTGTTTGCTGGCATATTTTTAGATTCATAAGTAAAAACCCATATTATGCTTCCAGAACATAACAGGCATTGGTTCCTTCATACTCTAACACACTTGACATGATCCAGAATTTTAAACTCTgatcaaaaatatctgaaagTAATTGTACACCTTTAATA
This portion of the Macaca mulatta isolate MMU2019108-1 chromosome 14, T2T-MMU8v2.0, whole genome shotgun sequence genome encodes:
- the LOC100425791 gene encoding olfactory receptor 4A5-like, with translation MRQNNNITEFVLLGLSQDPGVQKALFVTFLLTYFMTMVGNLLIVVTIISSPSLGSPMYFLLACLSLIDAVYSTTISPKLIVDLFCDKKTISFPACMGQLFIDHLFGGAEIFLLVVMAYDRYVAICKPLHYLTIMNRQVCILLLMAAVTGGFVHSVFQIVVVYSLPFCSPNVIDHFVCDMYPLLELACTDTYFIGLTVVVNGGAMCMVIFIILLISYGIILNSLKTYSQEGRRKALSTCSSHITVVVLFFVPCIFMYVRPVSTFPIDKFMTVFYTVITPMLNPLIYTLRNTEMRNAIEKLLGKKLTIFRIRVSLLV